A section of the Burkholderia mallei ATCC 23344 genome encodes:
- a CDS encoding undecaprenyl-phosphate glucose phosphotransferase → MVGLLNKLLDVALVAVGALLAQMLYDGGLFDVSDAQRTAIALLCALTLLVFAAIGVYDGAREQMSYRTLSRVLLGWLGVAAAAAAFTLLLQRDADVSLAWLGRTMLMSGAVLLLGRASIHGVLNGLRRTGAKPRAVAIVGSEVYGRAVIEQLRASSLHGYEAVCVFDDSARAADAELRVGGVPVVSDLREFKCRVRAGAIKEIWLALPLSHERRIQRIVREFRHDFVNLRFLPDVRGITFFNRSVAQVAGMPAINLATSPLSIPQLWPKFIFDRLFALAVLIPLSPILAALALAVKLSSPGPVLFRQKRKGVDGREFEILKFRTMRVHAEETGVVRQASRNDSRITKVGAFLRRTSLDELPQFFNVLFGQMSVVGPRPHAIEHDDLYKELVDGYMYRYRVRPGITGWAQVNGYRGETRKVEKMAARVKFDLFYMQNWTFWFDIKIILITLVKGFVGRNAF, encoded by the coding sequence ATGGTGGGACTTTTGAATAAATTGCTCGATGTGGCGCTGGTCGCGGTGGGCGCGCTGCTGGCGCAGATGCTGTACGACGGCGGCCTCTTCGATGTGTCCGACGCGCAGCGCACGGCCATCGCGCTGCTGTGCGCGCTGACGCTGCTCGTCTTTGCGGCGATCGGCGTCTACGACGGCGCACGCGAGCAGATGTCGTATCGCACGCTCTCGCGCGTGCTGCTCGGCTGGCTCGGCGTCGCGGCGGCCGCCGCGGCCTTCACGCTGCTGCTGCAGCGTGACGCCGACGTGTCGCTCGCGTGGCTCGGCCGCACGATGCTGATGTCCGGCGCGGTGCTGCTGCTCGGCAGGGCGTCGATCCATGGCGTGCTGAACGGCCTGCGCCGCACGGGCGCGAAGCCGCGGGCAGTCGCGATCGTCGGCTCCGAAGTCTATGGCCGCGCGGTGATCGAGCAACTGCGCGCGTCGTCGCTGCACGGCTACGAAGCTGTCTGCGTGTTCGACGACAGCGCGCGCGCGGCCGATGCCGAGCTTCGCGTGGGCGGCGTGCCGGTCGTCTCCGATCTGCGCGAGTTCAAGTGCCGCGTGCGCGCGGGTGCGATCAAGGAAATCTGGCTCGCGCTGCCGCTGTCGCACGAGCGACGGATTCAGCGGATCGTGCGCGAGTTTCGCCACGATTTCGTGAACCTGCGCTTCCTGCCCGACGTGCGCGGGATCACGTTCTTCAACCGCTCGGTCGCGCAGGTCGCGGGCATGCCCGCGATCAACCTCGCGACGAGCCCGCTGTCGATTCCGCAGCTCTGGCCGAAGTTCATCTTCGATCGCCTGTTCGCGCTCGCCGTGCTGATTCCGCTGTCGCCGATCCTCGCGGCGCTCGCGCTCGCGGTGAAGCTCTCGTCGCCGGGGCCCGTGCTGTTCCGGCAGAAGCGCAAGGGCGTCGACGGCCGCGAGTTCGAGATCCTGAAGTTCCGCACGATGCGCGTGCACGCCGAGGAGACGGGCGTCGTGCGCCAGGCGTCGCGTAACGATTCGCGCATCACGAAGGTCGGCGCGTTCCTGCGCCGCACGTCGCTCGACGAGCTGCCGCAGTTCTTCAACGTGCTGTTCGGCCAGATGTCCGTCGTCGGTCCGCGTCCGCACGCGATCGAGCACGACGACCTCTACAAGGAGCTCGTCGACGGCTACATGTACCGCTATCGCGTGCGTCCCGGCATCACCGGCTGGGCGCAGGTGAACGGGTATCGAGGCGAGACGCGCAAGGTCGAGAAGATGGCCGCGCGCGTGAAGTTCGATCTTTTCTACATGCAGAACTGGACCTTCTGGTTCGACATCAAGATCATCCTGATCACGCTCGTCAAGGGTTTCGTCGGCCGCAACGCATTCTGA
- a CDS encoding polysaccharide biosynthesis/export family protein, which produces MFKPLAWASAAALALSGCALAPGPALDSSRMNDNLSAPTDSTVYDVKLITPQLVYTLKQADEADTRAKEAGLAQSLPAASADYRVGPDDVLGIVVWDHPELTRGGGNGTGADTSPLADIGTLQASGGLGGVLPQQVSAFGTNGQGEVDSPGQRVAANGTIFFPTLGRVRVEGMSPVQIAALLARRLDKQIRNPQIDVRVMQYRSQRVQVTGDVKNPGQLSLTGSHLRVVDAINRAGGGNPDADLQRVLLTRGDQVMTIDVNRILNRGDLRQNIVLQANDIVHVPDRTQNRVFVMGEVPKPQTVYMNQGQLSLADALSAAGSIDPMGANPRQVIVIRHPNPPLAQAPGVQSGLQEGLKKVSYVPERNKPEVFRLDMTQVDALMLATEFDMKPLDVVYVGTAPAARFNRMLSQILPTAESFYLIWSVSRGR; this is translated from the coding sequence ATGTTCAAGCCCCTAGCATGGGCGAGCGCCGCGGCGCTCGCCTTGTCGGGCTGTGCGCTCGCCCCCGGGCCGGCGCTCGATTCGAGCCGCATGAACGACAATCTGAGCGCACCGACGGATTCGACGGTGTACGACGTCAAGCTGATCACGCCGCAGCTCGTCTATACGCTCAAGCAGGCCGACGAGGCCGACACGCGCGCGAAGGAAGCAGGGCTCGCGCAGAGCCTGCCCGCGGCGAGCGCCGACTATCGGGTCGGCCCGGACGACGTGCTCGGCATCGTCGTGTGGGATCACCCCGAACTCACGCGCGGCGGCGGCAACGGCACGGGCGCCGATACGTCGCCGCTCGCCGACATCGGCACGCTGCAGGCGTCGGGCGGCTTGGGCGGCGTGCTGCCGCAGCAGGTCAGCGCATTCGGCACGAACGGGCAGGGCGAGGTCGACTCGCCGGGCCAGCGCGTCGCCGCCAACGGCACGATCTTCTTCCCGACGCTCGGCCGCGTGCGCGTGGAGGGGATGAGCCCCGTGCAGATCGCCGCGCTGCTGGCGCGGCGCCTCGACAAGCAGATCAGGAATCCTCAGATCGACGTGCGCGTGATGCAGTACCGCAGCCAGCGCGTCCAGGTAACGGGCGACGTGAAGAACCCCGGCCAGCTCTCGCTGACGGGCTCGCACCTGCGCGTGGTCGACGCGATCAACCGCGCGGGCGGCGGCAACCCGGATGCGGATCTGCAGCGCGTGCTTCTCACGCGCGGCGATCAGGTGATGACGATCGACGTGAACCGCATCCTGAACCGCGGCGACCTGCGCCAGAACATCGTGCTGCAGGCGAACGACATCGTGCACGTGCCCGATCGCACGCAGAACCGCGTGTTCGTGATGGGCGAGGTGCCGAAGCCGCAGACCGTCTACATGAACCAGGGGCAGTTGTCGCTCGCGGACGCGTTGAGCGCGGCGGGCAGCATCGACCCGATGGGGGCGAATCCGCGCCAGGTGATCGTGATCCGCCATCCGAATCCGCCGCTCGCGCAGGCGCCGGGCGTGCAGAGCGGCTTGCAGGAGGGCCTGAAGAAAGTCAGCTACGTGCCCGAGCGCAACAAGCCCGAAGTGTTCCGCCTCGACATGACGCAGGTGGACGCGCTGATGCTCGCGACCGAGTTCGACATGAAGCCGCTCGATGTCGTGTATGTCGGCACGGCGCCCGCCGCGCGCTTTAACCGGATGCTCTCGCAGATCCTGCCGACCGCCGAGTCGTTCTATCTGATCTGGTCGGTGAGCCGCGGCCGCTGA
- a CDS encoding glycosyltransferase family 4 protein: protein MNLSSPLSKPSPRVRRDRQDFDVTTPSVSQAAGALRDAPPRAAFAGDHAGVAALPRPVAINGKFTSQRLTGVQRVAHEFTSALARLLPGERNPTLVVPRDHASDTLPPTVARRVVPRLRGALWEQLALPFATRGQTLVSLCNIGPLFKRNQVVMIHDVAVLDFPQGYSLKFRLWYRFAFWMLKRRARHILTVSRFSKERIVARLGVAPTDVSTIVSGVDHFGRIEGDPSVLDRLGLAYDGYVLIVGSLAPGKNLARTLEAIARLERMRPELRFVIAGGSNVRIFGASALGERASAGNVTWAGYVSDGELKALYENAGCFVFPSLYEGFGLPPLEAMYCGCPVIVSREASLPEACGDAALYCDAHDAIDIAATIAQLMGDAELRRELREKGRARASRYRWDAAAKQLIGVLRALD, encoded by the coding sequence ATGAATCTGTCTTCCCCGTTATCCAAGCCGTCGCCTCGCGTGCGGCGAGATCGTCAGGACTTCGATGTAACTACGCCGAGCGTGTCGCAAGCCGCGGGCGCGCTGCGCGATGCGCCGCCGCGCGCCGCGTTCGCCGGCGACCATGCGGGCGTGGCGGCATTGCCGAGGCCCGTCGCGATCAACGGCAAGTTCACGTCGCAACGCCTGACGGGCGTGCAGCGCGTCGCGCACGAATTCACGTCCGCGCTCGCGCGGCTACTGCCGGGCGAGCGCAACCCGACGCTCGTCGTGCCGCGCGATCACGCGAGCGATACGTTGCCGCCCACGGTCGCGAGGCGCGTCGTTCCGCGTCTGCGCGGCGCGCTCTGGGAGCAGCTCGCGCTGCCGTTCGCGACGCGCGGGCAGACGCTCGTGAGCCTATGCAACATCGGCCCGCTCTTCAAGCGCAATCAGGTCGTGATGATTCACGACGTCGCCGTGCTCGATTTTCCGCAGGGCTATTCGCTCAAGTTCCGGCTCTGGTATCGCTTCGCGTTCTGGATGCTCAAGCGCCGCGCGCGGCACATCCTGACGGTGTCGCGTTTCTCGAAGGAGCGGATCGTCGCGCGTCTGGGCGTGGCGCCCACCGACGTGTCGACGATCGTCTCCGGCGTCGACCACTTCGGCCGCATCGAAGGCGACCCGTCGGTGCTCGATCGGCTCGGCCTCGCCTACGACGGCTACGTGCTGATCGTCGGCTCGCTCGCGCCCGGCAAGAATCTCGCGCGCACGCTCGAGGCGATCGCGCGGCTCGAGCGCATGCGCCCCGAGCTCAGATTCGTGATCGCGGGCGGCAGCAACGTGAGGATCTTCGGCGCATCGGCGCTCGGCGAGCGCGCGAGCGCGGGCAACGTCACGTGGGCCGGCTACGTCAGCGACGGCGAGTTGAAGGCGCTCTACGAGAACGCCGGCTGCTTCGTGTTTCCTTCGCTATACGAAGGATTCGGCCTGCCGCCGCTCGAGGCGATGTATTGCGGGTGCCCGGTGATCGTGTCGCGCGAGGCATCGCTGCCCGAAGCGTGCGGCGACGCCGCGCTGTATTGCGACGCGCACGATGCGATCGACATCGCGGCGACGATCGCGCAATTGATGGGCGATGCCGAGCTGCGGCGCGAGCTGCGCGAGAAAGGGCGTGCGCGCGCGTCGCGGTATCGCTGGGACGCCGCCGCGAAGCAACTGATCGGCGTGCTGCGCGCGCTCGATTGA
- a CDS encoding IS1182-like element ISBma2 family transposase yields the protein MLKTPMPTQHELEMVTLEELVPKDHLLRQIDAAVDFEFIRAKVAHLYCADNGRPALDPVVMFKLLFIGYLFGVRSERQLMREVQVNVAYRWFARFRLTDKVPDASTFSQNRRRRFTDTTVYQEIFDEIVRQAIKRGLVDGRVLYTDSTHLKANANKGKFDVVKLEQTPAAYTEALNAAVDADRAAHGRKPLDRDDDEPPSSKDTKLSRTDPDSGYMVRDDKPKGFFYLDHRTVDAKHAIITDTHVTPASVHDSQPYLDRLDRQRERFEFKVEAVGLDAGYFTPAVCQGLEERGIAGVMGYRTPNHKPGMFYKRQFKYDAYRNEYVCPQGQALPYSTTNRLGYREYKSNAQICGRCPVRSQCTNSAIAVKVVTRHVWERAKERVDARRLTEWGQRIYARRKQTVERSFADAKQLHGHRYARMRGLRKVAEQCLLAAAAQNIKKIAMLLARKRKKGPAGPDWRFVRMLLRLVSGLRCSFDYPLAANPQS from the coding sequence ATGCTGAAGACGCCCATGCCCACGCAGCACGAACTCGAGATGGTGACGCTCGAGGAACTCGTGCCGAAGGACCACCTGCTGCGCCAGATCGATGCGGCGGTGGATTTCGAGTTCATCCGCGCGAAGGTGGCGCATCTGTATTGCGCGGACAACGGGCGGCCGGCGCTCGATCCCGTGGTGATGTTCAAGCTGTTGTTCATCGGCTACCTGTTCGGGGTGCGCAGCGAGCGGCAACTGATGCGTGAGGTCCAGGTCAACGTCGCCTATCGCTGGTTCGCCCGGTTCCGGCTGACCGACAAGGTGCCGGATGCGTCAACGTTCTCGCAGAATCGCCGCCGACGCTTCACGGACACGACGGTGTATCAGGAGATCTTCGACGAGATCGTGCGGCAGGCGATCAAGCGCGGGCTGGTCGACGGTCGGGTGCTGTACACGGACAGCACGCACCTGAAGGCGAACGCGAACAAAGGCAAGTTCGATGTGGTGAAGCTGGAGCAGACGCCGGCCGCCTACACGGAGGCATTGAACGCGGCAGTGGATGCGGACCGGGCCGCGCATGGCAGGAAGCCGCTGGATCGCGACGACGATGAGCCGCCGTCTAGCAAGGACACCAAGCTCAGCCGGACCGATCCGGACAGCGGCTACATGGTGCGGGACGACAAGCCGAAGGGGTTCTTCTATCTGGACCACCGCACGGTGGATGCCAAGCACGCGATCATCACCGATACGCATGTGACGCCGGCCTCGGTGCATGACAGCCAGCCGTATCTGGATCGGCTGGATCGCCAGCGCGAGCGCTTTGAGTTCAAGGTCGAGGCGGTGGGGCTGGATGCGGGCTACTTCACGCCGGCGGTGTGCCAGGGGCTGGAGGAGCGAGGGATTGCCGGGGTGATGGGCTATCGCACGCCGAACCACAAGCCGGGCATGTTCTACAAACGGCAGTTCAAGTACGACGCGTATCGCAACGAATACGTGTGCCCGCAGGGGCAGGCCCTGCCGTACAGCACGACCAATCGGCTCGGCTATCGGGAATACAAATCCAATGCGCAGATCTGCGGGCGCTGCCCGGTACGATCGCAGTGCACGAACAGTGCGATCGCGGTGAAGGTGGTAACGCGCCACGTGTGGGAGCGCGCCAAGGAGCGGGTGGACGCGCGGCGCTTGACCGAATGGGGCCAACGCATTTACGCGCGGCGCAAGCAGACGGTGGAGCGCAGCTTCGCCGATGCCAAGCAGCTGCATGGGCACCGTTATGCCCGTATGCGTGGGCTACGCAAGGTGGCCGAGCAGTGCTTGCTGGCCGCGGCGGCACAGAACATCAAGAAGATTGCGATGCTGCTGGCGCGGAAGCGGAAAAAGGGGCCAGCGGGTCCCGATTGGCGCTTCGTGCGCATGCTGCTGCGTCTGGTGAGCGGTTTGCGCTGCAGCTTCGACTACCCGCTCGCGGCGAACCCGCAATCCTGA